One Brassica oleracea var. oleracea cultivar TO1000 chromosome C7, BOL, whole genome shotgun sequence genomic window carries:
- the LOC106302009 gene encoding 1-aminocyclopropane-1-carboxylate oxidase-like isoform X4, whose product METSLVLPIVDISSPDKITTARLIRRACVEHGFFYVKNHGIPEELMEGVFRESKRFFNLPLEDKMDSLHRDFLGYTPLYAEKLDTSLTTIGDSKESFFLGSSEGVRGQRYPNQWPSENLLPSWRQTMECYYKNVMSVGRKLLGLVALALDLDEDFFIKIGALNDPAAVVRLIRYPGEVISSDVETYGASAHSDYGTVTLLLTDEVPGLQVCRDKSKQPRIWEDVPRLRGAFIVNIGDLMERWTNGLFRSTLHRVMPVGKERYSVAFFLDPNPDCNVECLKTCCSETSPARFPPILAGDYIKERFRITYAT is encoded by the exons ATGGAGACGTCACTTGTACTCCCGATCGTTGATATTTCTTCACCGGACAAAATCACCACTGCACGGTTGATTCGCCGG GCATGTGTGGAACATGGGTTCTTCTATGTTAAAAATCATGGCATCCCGGAAGAATTGATGGAAGGGGTTTTCAGGGAGAGCAAAAGATTCTTCAATCTCCCGCTAGAGGATAAGATGGATTCACTACACCGTGATTTTCTCGGTTATACTCCACTGTATGCTGAGAAACTCGACACGTCCTTGACCACCATAG GCGATTCCAAGGAAAGCTTTTTTCTTGGCTCTTCAGAAGGCGTTCGCGGTCAGCGTTACCCAAATCAATGGCCTTCTGAAA ATCTATTGCCATCATGGAGGCAAACCATGGAATGTTATTACAAGAATGTCAT GTCCGTGGGTAGAAAGTTGCTCGGCTTGGTTGCCTTGGCACTGGATTTAGATGAGGACTTCTTCATTAAAATTGGAGCCTTGAATGATCCTGCAGCAGTTGTTCGCCTCATACGTTATCCAG GTGAAGTGATTTCGTCGGATGTAGAAACATATGGTGCCTCAGCTCACTCGGATTATGGAACGGTCACTCTTCTTTTGACTGATGAAGTTCCAGGACTTCAG GTTTGTAGAGACAAATCGAAACAACCACGCATTTGGGAAGATGTCCCTAGACTCAGAGG GGCGTTTATCGTCAACATTGGTGATTTGATGGAGAGATGGACCAATGGATTGTTCCG GTCTACGTTGCACAGAGTGATGCCGGTGGGAAAAGAGCGCTACTCG GTGGCGTTCTTCTTAGATCCCAATCCAGATTGTAATGTAGAATGCTTGAAGACTTGTTGCAGCGAAACTTCTCCTGCAAG
- the LOC106302009 gene encoding 1-aminocyclopropane-1-carboxylate oxidase-like isoform X3 has protein sequence METSLVLPIVDISSPDKITTARLIRRACVEHGFFYVKNHGIPEELMEGVFRESKRFFNLPLEDKMDSLHRDFLGYTPLYAEKLDTSLTTIGDSKESFFLGSSEGVRGQRYPNQWPSENLLPSWRQTMECYYKNVMSVGRKLLGLVALALDLDEDFFIKIGALNDPAAVVRLIRYPGEVISSDVETYGASAHSDYGTVTLLLTDEVPGLQVCRDKSKQPRIWEDVPRLRGAFIVNIGDLMERWTNGLFRSTLHRVMPVGKERYSVAFFLDPNPDCNVECLKTCCSETSPARYLRKLYRGHDGFLCYHSQKQLLRLVAVVGVLQQLLKLF, from the exons ATGGAGACGTCACTTGTACTCCCGATCGTTGATATTTCTTCACCGGACAAAATCACCACTGCACGGTTGATTCGCCGG GCATGTGTGGAACATGGGTTCTTCTATGTTAAAAATCATGGCATCCCGGAAGAATTGATGGAAGGGGTTTTCAGGGAGAGCAAAAGATTCTTCAATCTCCCGCTAGAGGATAAGATGGATTCACTACACCGTGATTTTCTCGGTTATACTCCACTGTATGCTGAGAAACTCGACACGTCCTTGACCACCATAG GCGATTCCAAGGAAAGCTTTTTTCTTGGCTCTTCAGAAGGCGTTCGCGGTCAGCGTTACCCAAATCAATGGCCTTCTGAAA ATCTATTGCCATCATGGAGGCAAACCATGGAATGTTATTACAAGAATGTCAT GTCCGTGGGTAGAAAGTTGCTCGGCTTGGTTGCCTTGGCACTGGATTTAGATGAGGACTTCTTCATTAAAATTGGAGCCTTGAATGATCCTGCAGCAGTTGTTCGCCTCATACGTTATCCAG GTGAAGTGATTTCGTCGGATGTAGAAACATATGGTGCCTCAGCTCACTCGGATTATGGAACGGTCACTCTTCTTTTGACTGATGAAGTTCCAGGACTTCAG GTTTGTAGAGACAAATCGAAACAACCACGCATTTGGGAAGATGTCCCTAGACTCAGAGG GGCGTTTATCGTCAACATTGGTGATTTGATGGAGAGATGGACCAATGGATTGTTCCG GTCTACGTTGCACAGAGTGATGCCGGTGGGAAAAGAGCGCTACTCG GTGGCGTTCTTCTTAGATCCCAATCCAGATTGTAATGTAGAATGCTTGAAGACTTGTTGCAGCGAAACTTCTCCTGCAAGGTATTTGAGAAAACTTTACCGAGGGCATGACGGGTTTCTCTGCTACCATTCGCAAAAACAGCTTTTACGGTTGGTAGCGGTTGTTGGCGTTTTGCAACAATTACTCAAACTGTTCTAA
- the LOC106302009 gene encoding UPF0676 protein C1494.01-like isoform X5: METSLVLPIVDISSPDKITTARLIRRACVEHGFFYVKNHGIPEELMEGVFRESKRFFNLPLEDKMDSLHRDFLGYTPLYAEKLDTSLTTIGDSKESFFLGSSEGVRGQRYPNQWPSENLLPSWRQTMECYYKNVIKLLGLVALALDLDEDFFIKIGALNDPAAVVRLIRYPGEVISSDVETYGASAHSDYGTVTLLLTDEVPGLQVCRDKSKQPRIWEDVPRLRGAFIVNIGDLMERWTNGLFRSTLHRVMPVGKERYSVAFFLDPNPDCNVECLKTCCSETSPARFPPILAGDYIKERFRITYAT, translated from the exons ATGGAGACGTCACTTGTACTCCCGATCGTTGATATTTCTTCACCGGACAAAATCACCACTGCACGGTTGATTCGCCGG GCATGTGTGGAACATGGGTTCTTCTATGTTAAAAATCATGGCATCCCGGAAGAATTGATGGAAGGGGTTTTCAGGGAGAGCAAAAGATTCTTCAATCTCCCGCTAGAGGATAAGATGGATTCACTACACCGTGATTTTCTCGGTTATACTCCACTGTATGCTGAGAAACTCGACACGTCCTTGACCACCATAG GCGATTCCAAGGAAAGCTTTTTTCTTGGCTCTTCAGAAGGCGTTCGCGGTCAGCGTTACCCAAATCAATGGCCTTCTGAAA ATCTATTGCCATCATGGAGGCAAACCATGGAATGTTATTACAAGAATGTCAT AAAGTTGCTCGGCTTGGTTGCCTTGGCACTGGATTTAGATGAGGACTTCTTCATTAAAATTGGAGCCTTGAATGATCCTGCAGCAGTTGTTCGCCTCATACGTTATCCAG GTGAAGTGATTTCGTCGGATGTAGAAACATATGGTGCCTCAGCTCACTCGGATTATGGAACGGTCACTCTTCTTTTGACTGATGAAGTTCCAGGACTTCAG GTTTGTAGAGACAAATCGAAACAACCACGCATTTGGGAAGATGTCCCTAGACTCAGAGG GGCGTTTATCGTCAACATTGGTGATTTGATGGAGAGATGGACCAATGGATTGTTCCG GTCTACGTTGCACAGAGTGATGCCGGTGGGAAAAGAGCGCTACTCG GTGGCGTTCTTCTTAGATCCCAATCCAGATTGTAATGTAGAATGCTTGAAGACTTGTTGCAGCGAAACTTCTCCTGCAAG
- the LOC106302009 gene encoding 1-aminocyclopropane-1-carboxylate oxidase-like isoform X2 — METSLVLPIVDISSPDKITTARLIRRACVEHGFFYVKNHGIPEELMEGVFRESKRFFNLPLEDKMDSLHRDFLGYTPLYAEKLDTSLTTIGDSKESFFLGSSEGVRGQRYPNQWPSENLLPSWRQTMECYYKNVIKLLGLVALALDLDEDFFIKIGALNDPAAVVRLIRYPGEVISSDVETYGASAHSDYGTVTLLLTDEVPGLQVCRDKSKQPRIWEDVPRLRGAFIVNIGDLMERWTNGLFRSTLHRVMPVGKERYSVAFFLDPNPDCNVECLKTCCSETSPARYLRKLYRGHDGFLCYHSQKQLLRFPPILAGDYIKERFRITYAT; from the exons ATGGAGACGTCACTTGTACTCCCGATCGTTGATATTTCTTCACCGGACAAAATCACCACTGCACGGTTGATTCGCCGG GCATGTGTGGAACATGGGTTCTTCTATGTTAAAAATCATGGCATCCCGGAAGAATTGATGGAAGGGGTTTTCAGGGAGAGCAAAAGATTCTTCAATCTCCCGCTAGAGGATAAGATGGATTCACTACACCGTGATTTTCTCGGTTATACTCCACTGTATGCTGAGAAACTCGACACGTCCTTGACCACCATAG GCGATTCCAAGGAAAGCTTTTTTCTTGGCTCTTCAGAAGGCGTTCGCGGTCAGCGTTACCCAAATCAATGGCCTTCTGAAA ATCTATTGCCATCATGGAGGCAAACCATGGAATGTTATTACAAGAATGTCAT AAAGTTGCTCGGCTTGGTTGCCTTGGCACTGGATTTAGATGAGGACTTCTTCATTAAAATTGGAGCCTTGAATGATCCTGCAGCAGTTGTTCGCCTCATACGTTATCCAG GTGAAGTGATTTCGTCGGATGTAGAAACATATGGTGCCTCAGCTCACTCGGATTATGGAACGGTCACTCTTCTTTTGACTGATGAAGTTCCAGGACTTCAG GTTTGTAGAGACAAATCGAAACAACCACGCATTTGGGAAGATGTCCCTAGACTCAGAGG GGCGTTTATCGTCAACATTGGTGATTTGATGGAGAGATGGACCAATGGATTGTTCCG GTCTACGTTGCACAGAGTGATGCCGGTGGGAAAAGAGCGCTACTCG GTGGCGTTCTTCTTAGATCCCAATCCAGATTGTAATGTAGAATGCTTGAAGACTTGTTGCAGCGAAACTTCTCCTGCAAGGTATTTGAGAAAACTTTACCGAGGGCATGACGGGTTTCTCTGCTACCATTCGCAAAAACAGCTTTTACG
- the LOC106302009 gene encoding 1-aminocyclopropane-1-carboxylate oxidase-like isoform X1, with the protein METSLVLPIVDISSPDKITTARLIRRACVEHGFFYVKNHGIPEELMEGVFRESKRFFNLPLEDKMDSLHRDFLGYTPLYAEKLDTSLTTIGDSKESFFLGSSEGVRGQRYPNQWPSENLLPSWRQTMECYYKNVMSVGRKLLGLVALALDLDEDFFIKIGALNDPAAVVRLIRYPGEVISSDVETYGASAHSDYGTVTLLLTDEVPGLQVCRDKSKQPRIWEDVPRLRGAFIVNIGDLMERWTNGLFRSTLHRVMPVGKERYSVAFFLDPNPDCNVECLKTCCSETSPARYLRKLYRGHDGFLCYHSQKQLLRFPPILAGDYIKERFRITYAT; encoded by the exons ATGGAGACGTCACTTGTACTCCCGATCGTTGATATTTCTTCACCGGACAAAATCACCACTGCACGGTTGATTCGCCGG GCATGTGTGGAACATGGGTTCTTCTATGTTAAAAATCATGGCATCCCGGAAGAATTGATGGAAGGGGTTTTCAGGGAGAGCAAAAGATTCTTCAATCTCCCGCTAGAGGATAAGATGGATTCACTACACCGTGATTTTCTCGGTTATACTCCACTGTATGCTGAGAAACTCGACACGTCCTTGACCACCATAG GCGATTCCAAGGAAAGCTTTTTTCTTGGCTCTTCAGAAGGCGTTCGCGGTCAGCGTTACCCAAATCAATGGCCTTCTGAAA ATCTATTGCCATCATGGAGGCAAACCATGGAATGTTATTACAAGAATGTCAT GTCCGTGGGTAGAAAGTTGCTCGGCTTGGTTGCCTTGGCACTGGATTTAGATGAGGACTTCTTCATTAAAATTGGAGCCTTGAATGATCCTGCAGCAGTTGTTCGCCTCATACGTTATCCAG GTGAAGTGATTTCGTCGGATGTAGAAACATATGGTGCCTCAGCTCACTCGGATTATGGAACGGTCACTCTTCTTTTGACTGATGAAGTTCCAGGACTTCAG GTTTGTAGAGACAAATCGAAACAACCACGCATTTGGGAAGATGTCCCTAGACTCAGAGG GGCGTTTATCGTCAACATTGGTGATTTGATGGAGAGATGGACCAATGGATTGTTCCG GTCTACGTTGCACAGAGTGATGCCGGTGGGAAAAGAGCGCTACTCG GTGGCGTTCTTCTTAGATCCCAATCCAGATTGTAATGTAGAATGCTTGAAGACTTGTTGCAGCGAAACTTCTCCTGCAAGGTATTTGAGAAAACTTTACCGAGGGCATGACGGGTTTCTCTGCTACCATTCGCAAAAACAGCTTTTACG